DNA sequence from the Geobacter sp. AOG2 genome:
GTGGGGCAAAGCGCCGAACAGCGGCGGCAGCCGATACAGAGGGTATTATCTTCAGCCAGGCGGTCATCGGCTTCCACGTAGTTGTGGACCTCATAAGCGCACTGACGGACGCACACCTTACAACGGATGCATTTGAGGTCGCTGCGTTCGATGATAAATTCATTGAACGATTCATTGACGGATTTATAAAGCACGTTCTACCTCCTCCGGCGCCGACCGGGGGTACCGCGTCGGGCAAGCCGCGCGGTTGTTGTCATCGGCATGCCGGGAGTTCATGAGCTGATAGCAAACTATTTGCTTAAGCAACCATTGTGCCTGAAAAAACTGTTGCGGCCGAGAGGAGACCATGAGTATTATTACCCATTGAAATAGCGAGGGATTTGTAGGCCGCATCCTTGTGACGGTGGTGCGACGATTTTCCGTTGTTGCCAAGGTAAGTTTTTACTCTTCCTGTGTTTGAGTCGTTTTGTTACACAAATGTGTATCATGACTATCGGTATATACATGGATTGCAATGAATATTTCCCGCAAGACAATTCTCGTCATTGTTAGTACCTTTATCGGACTGGTCTTTATTCTGGCCATAACCTCCGACTTCATTCTGCTTAACAGTTTTAACAAGCTCGAAAACAAGCTGCTGAGCGAGAGCATCGCCAAGGTCAAGTACGAGATGCGGGAAGCCCTTGGCGACATGGATTCCTCCGCCAGGGACTATGTTACTCTGGTACAGAGTGGCGGCCCTGGCGAGGTCGGCGCACTGGATATCGACTCGCTCGTCAATCATCGAGTGGATTTTGTCGCCCTGTTTAATGCCGCCGGCAAACTACTCTCGACCAAGTCGGCGGATTATCATTTTCGCAGCCCAGCCGATCTTGATGGTGTATTGGAACAATGTCTCGAAAAAACAGCGCTTTTTGCCATCCAGAACAAGAAGGGGTATCTGAGCGGAGCAATCCGTAGCGACGCGCGTTTGCACCTGATAGTCGCCAGGCCCTGTTCCGGCGGTATTCTGCTGGTCGGCAGAAATATGGACAGGGAAGAAGTTTTTAAGTTGTCCGACATAAGCGAATTTACCCTTGATCTCCGACAGGTCCGGGACAAGGCGTTGCCTGCCGATTTCAGGGAGGCGCTTTCTCTACTCAGTAATGGAAGCCCATTTTATGCCGCCCCGCTTGACGATTCACTCATAGCCGGTTATGCCCTTGTGAACGATATCAATGGGCAACCGCTCTTCCTGGTGAAGCTGACCGAGAGACGTCTGTTGTACCAGCAGGGAAAAGCGAGCATTACCTATATCTTGGCCGCCCTGTGTATTGCTGGCTTCGTCTTTTGCTGTGTTATGTTGTTTTTTGTCCGGGGCACGGTCCTCAAACGTTTGGGGAAACTCAGTGCCATCGTTAGACAGATCAGCAACGACCGCGACATCTCCTCCCGACTGAGGGTTACGGAGCGTAACGACGAACTTGACGATCTGGCTCTGACCATCAATGGCATGCTGGAATCTCTGGAACATGCTGAGGACGCCTTGCGGGAACGTGAAGAACAGTATCGCATCCTGTTTGAACGTGCGCCGGACAGCATTCTGCTGATCGGCACGGAAGGGAATGAGGCAGGCAGGATCATCGCGGCAAACAAGGCAGCAGCCAACCAGCACGGTTATACCGTTGAAGAACTGTGTGGTATGAGCATTAATGATCTTAATACCCCGGAATCAAATGAAACTGCGCCCGATTGGATGGGACGTATCTTTAACGGTCAGTGGATAACCTTCGAATCGTGGCATTTCAGGAAAGATGGGGCACGCTTTCCTCTCGAGGTGCATGCCGGTCCCGTTAGGCTGAATGGCAAAAATTACGTACTTGGGTTCGACCGTGATATCACTTCCCGAAAACTGGCGGAAGAAACCGATCATATGCACATGGAACAGATCCGCCAATTGAATACCGAGCTTGCCCGTCAGGCCAACGGCCTGGAAGCAGCCAACAGTGAATTGGAAGCTTTCAATTATTCGGTGTCCCATGATTTGCGCGGCCCGCTTACCCGTATT
Encoded proteins:
- a CDS encoding PAS domain S-box protein, whose protein sequence is MNISRKTILVIVSTFIGLVFILAITSDFILLNSFNKLENKLLSESIAKVKYEMREALGDMDSSARDYVTLVQSGGPGEVGALDIDSLVNHRVDFVALFNAAGKLLSTKSADYHFRSPADLDGVLEQCLEKTALFAIQNKKGYLSGAIRSDARLHLIVARPCSGGILLVGRNMDREEVFKLSDISEFTLDLRQVRDKALPADFREALSLLSNGSPFYAAPLDDSLIAGYALVNDINGQPLFLVKLTERRLLYQQGKASITYILAALCIAGFVFCCVMLFFVRGTVLKRLGKLSAIVRQISNDRDISSRLRVTERNDELDDLALTINGMLESLEHAEDALREREEQYRILFERAPDSILLIGTEGNEAGRIIAANKAAANQHGYTVEELCGMSINDLNTPESNETAPDWMGRIFNGQWITFESWHFRKDGARFPLEVHAGPVRLNGKNYVLGFDRDITSRKLAEETDHMHMEQIRQLNTELARQANGLEAANSELEAFNYSVSHDLRGPLTRISGYSQLILEDESTLDPQVRSYVTRIYESSCWLNEMIDAMLRLAQLARSEFQPQQVDLSGIVASLAAECGAMEPQRRAEVVIAPDVTAVGDLRLLRILLTNLFNNAWKYTAYSTSPRIEFGVLNDGSAPVFYISDTGAGFDMKDADRLFRVFTRLHDPSQFAGSGIGLATVQRIVNRHGGKIWAEGEPQKGATFYFTLQPENPTDSCTFAS